The Ficedula albicollis isolate OC2 chromosome 9, FicAlb1.5, whole genome shotgun sequence DNA window cgTTTAGCTCACGGCCACTGTTTTGCCTGGGATTGGGACGGTGGCTATTTGTAGTGGCACCCAGGAGCAAAGGCTTTGTGGGACGAGGGGAGAGCGCAGGCACTCTTCTGCCCCACACCCTGGGGCACCGGGTGAGCCTGTGTCCCGGTGCCCGGCAGAGGCGCTGGGTATTTTCCCGAAACAGCTGCGGCCCTGAACACCCCCGCCAGTCCTACTGGCTCTGTCTGGCAATGTCTCAGCTCCGCGTACAGTCCTGTGAGCCAGGCTTGGTGCCCAAGCAAAGGCTGAGCACAGCTTCCTCTTGCTACCCCCTTTgtgggggctgggatgggatgggattcccCTCCCAGCAGGAAGGTTTGTGTTGAAGTCAAGCCGCTGCTAGTaacagggagagctgcagaaaagcttGGCCTTCCCCGGGACCACGGTCCAGCCCTTTTCTCTCAGCCAGACCctgtcctggctcctgcagTCAGGCTGTGTCTGGGTACCTTTGTCTGCGCTCAGgtttccctgcagcaccacagacTCAAGGGCTCTTGGAGACCAGTGTCCTCTCACCCCTCACCAGGCTGCCGGACTGCAAGGGAGCTGCTGCTAGGTggcagaatcacagagccaGGTGTGAAGATGTATTTCACCTTTTGGAGGTGACTGAAGTGAGATTTGTAACTTGTTAGATCGTTGTTCTCCTAGCTGAAAGCTGCTGTGGGCACCCTGGCTTGTTGTGAGGAGATCAAGAATGGTTGAATGCtgtcagctcccagcactgcgGGATGTTGTTGCTTGTCCCAGCCGGGCTGTTGCCACAGGAGACCAGGCAATGGGCTTTTGTGAGCTTGCTGGGGTTTGGAGTTCTTTGTTGCACAGGCAGCGTTGTGTTGGCAGCTGGTGCGGGAAGCGAGGTGGTCCGGGCGGGACTGCTGCTCCACTCTCTCCGGTGTCCCTTTTGACTGTGCTTAAAGGGGATCCCACTTTATGGAAGGCTGAGACATGATGCTGTGAGGACTGGAGGACAAACAATACAGGCAAGGCCTGAAAGCTGTGGGTGAGAGCCTAGACTGGGCAGCGGCACTGTCTCAatagggaagaggaaaggaatggtggtggttttgggaaataaaaagtgGAAGACCTCAATTGTAGCCTAATTTTTCAACAATGAGCTCATTAAACACCAGCCTTGTAAGCAGGAAAAGCTAGGCTTTGCAGTTGAATGCTAATCAGCTGGTCAATGTAGCTGGAAAGCATTGCATACTCTGTGAGAACTGCTAATGCCAAATCGGGAAGAAGGTGGGCTGCATGCTCCCCTGTTGTGTTTCCTGGACAGGCAGCCAGAAAACCCTGTCCTGGTGTTCACTGTTACAGACACCTGAGGTTTGCAGAGGATCTAGTCTTTAGTCCATCTGCTGCCAGCGACCTGTGTCAACTATTGGCTGATATCACGTGCTCCATGAGGAGAGGAAATGTTCCCCTTAATTCCTGTCAATCAGAGCTTGAGTTAATGTGATTAAAGCTTTAATTCTCTGTATGGCTTATTGGCCCTGGCCACTACAACGCAGGGTCTTTCTTACATCACTCTCTCAAaggcttatttttttcctttagtatCTTCTCATTGCCATAGGATGCCAGGTTTCCATTATGAAACTTCCCATCCAAGAAATGTTTCTTATCAGTTTAGTGAGGCTTCtaaatctgtgattctgtgcgTGATTTGGGCTGGGTCATGGTGCTCCAGCTGCAAAGATGTTCTGTTGATAGTGGCTGTCCTGAATGCCTGTCAGGGCATCCCATGATATGGGTGGTGGCTGTGACTGCCAGGGTGGAAGCAGAGAACTCATCTGAAACTGGGACTTCCCAAAATATAGGGCTCAATTCAGCACTGTGTGCTGCTAGCTATGCCAGGAGCATCCttccaaagcaaaaataatgctCTTTGCTCTGGCTGCCACAGTTGGgcttccttttccccctctcttgTCCAAGCCTTCTCTTGTCAGCATCTCTCCTTTTTGGCCCCATTCCAATGGAGATGAGGTACAAGTATCTGCTCGAGTGCTGGGTGCAAGCAGCTCTCAGggtgggtattttttttttggcagaaacCAGGAAGTCTACAGCTCAGATTAATTACAATGTGACCTAATTAGCTGCCTATTCTGACAATATGTGAGGACTGTGGTAACCACGATAACTTCTCTTTCCCGAGTTGCCTAAGTGAACTCTCAGGGCCTCTGGAATCTCACAGCTCCCCTTGATGCCATCTTTGTCCAGGAAAATGGCAGAGGGGAGTGTGAAAGCCAGACAATGAGGCTCTGCCTGGAAGGAATGACCTTTATGAGAAATGTAAGGGGGAGGAAAACAGACAGCAGCTTCATCTGTGGGGTGTGAGGGAGTGGAGAAATTCCGGTCTCGCTATTGCTTTTTATGTCTAGGGAATTCTATGTGTTGCCTACACATTGCATAAGTGCCTTGCATCTAGCTGGAGAGGCTGTGATGTCCCCTTGCCCTCCTGGAGCCGCTTAGGAGCCCCTTTGCTAGGTGTCCCAGCCTTGTCTGACATGCTGCAGCAGACCTGctctctccagagctgccatGTGCCTTTTGTGACCAGCTGTCTGTGGACTTCCAGTGGGCCGGGAGGGTATTCCCATGGGAACTCAGCCTGGGTCTGCAGGCCTTGCCTGACATCTTGGAGAAGATCTTAGTGGAGGAGGCTTTCATTGTGCCCTCATGCTCCTCCAAGAGCAGGAGGGCTTcttctgcctgggctggggaggatgAAGCTGCATGTGGTTGAGAAGCCTGTTCCTGTCCCTACCCTGGTATGAAGGAATTGTTTCCAAAGCTCTTGGCAATATAATAgaacatttaatttgaaatgaaCCATCAATGATCCCATCTAGTTTAGCTGCCTGATTGCTTCAGGGTTGACCAAAAGTTAAGGCTTGTTATTAAGGGCATTcttaaacactgacaggcttGGGGCACTGATCACCTTTCTAGGAGGCCTGTTTCAGGGTCTGACAACCCTCTCAGGCTGAAAGAAAGGCTTCTGCAGGTCCAGTTTGATCCTTTCTGAGGCAGTTTTGAACCATTCCCATTCATCCTATCACTGGATATCAGGGTGCAGATATCAGCACCACCTGCTCCATGTAAGGTGAAACAATGCTCAGGGGGAATAAAGTGCTACTTaggatttgaaatatttaagacAAGATTATTACTTCAGCACCATTATTCCAACTGCTTTATTTCAAAGCCTCAATTAGGCCATTGCAGCAGGAACTGCAGATCAAAGTACAGGTGCCCATAGTATGTGAAACAGGGTAAGGTGCAGCAAACATGTACAGGGAGGGCAGGTTTTCATTCCAGCTTTTCGCAAGAAATGTAAGTGTTTAGAAACTGCTCTTTGATCCTTCAGGATATGTGATTTCTCATGCAGTTGTCCTTTTTCTTGTTAAGTGGTGTTTTAGAGGCAGCTGAAAGGTGACTGCAGAGTCATTAGAGGGGATGCAGTCCTTGGcatctcctttttcctcccttcctgaTCCCTCTTTCTTCTGCAATGTACCCCGCAGCACCTGTGTAACACCAGTGCAATGCTTGTACTTGGGCAGTAATTGTGGGTAACAGACTTTGTGCTCTTAAGCAAGTCTGTTCAGCAAGTATTGCCTCCTTCCCCCTGATTTTGtctcctgctttcctctcccaGTGCTTCAGCAGCCAGGCATATTCTGCAGTCCAGGTGGAAGTGAGCTAGCGTGGGAATCTGGGTGCATCCCTGTTGCAGCAGATTTTGGCAGCCACTGCTGAGTCTCATTTCCTGCCAGGAacactgctgtggcagcagtgtgGCAAAGCTTTATCACAGCAGCCACAGTGCTCATACCTGCCTGCAGCATCCTAGCTGTCACAGGTGGGATCTGCTGTAGCCATGgcaccagcctgctgctggagtgGCCTTCCTGTGACATGAGAATAGTCACAATTTTTGGCACAATTCTCCTCTGTCTGTAATGCCTGCACATCACTTGGGTGAGGCTTGGCTCGTGCCCTGGGGAGCTTTGAGCCTGAAGGAAGCAAAGCTCTGGTGTCACAGCAGGACAGTGAGTGATGGTGGGGCTCGCCAGGCACCTGAGTGTTGCGTGCCACTCCGGGAGTGCAGGTTGGGTGCTCCACCCCAGATGCTGGGATGTGTTTAATTTGCCCTGGTGCcctcttccagctctgcctgtgaaGGTGATGGCTGTCCAtcaccagggcagtgctgtgctgcaggcagctgtgtgTGAGAGGCATCTGGggctggctgagcccagggtCCTGAAAGGGGGCTCCCAAAAGGCAGACAGGGGAGTTTTATGATCTCTCAAAAGGCAGACTGTGGAGTTTTCTGTAAGACTGAGGTGTCCTGGCAGCATCAACTTACCAGCAAGGTGCAGTCTGTGTTGTGCCCCGCAGTGTTGAATGCCTGTGGTCTGTTGCGGGGGGTGGTGGGGAGTGAATTATGTTGTTTCTTGTGCCCTATAAATACGCCTCTCCCTAAATAGTCTGGCTGCGCAGCAGCTGGGTGGCTGTACCCAGGTCCTAAAATAGTTTGTCTGCTTTAGGAGGCgagggggcagggagggaataTAGCAGTTTGCAGGGTGCTGCCGTTGGGTTTCAGTGCCCCTCTGTCTGGCTGTCCTTGAGTGAAGGGGACTGGTAACCTGATTTCTGGGTGCTTCTCAGCACCAGCTGTACTCTGGCCCAGCATGCTCAACACCCATTGTGTGGCTGGTACAGAGTGCTTCTCTGCCAGGCCTGCTGTTGGCAAGACCCCATTTCTGACAATCCTGGCTTTGTCCTGCCTCTCTGCAGGGATGAGCCTTGAAGCTGTGCCCCACGCTTAACCCTTTCAGGGCAGCGTACTGGCCCTAGGACCAATGCTTACCTGCAGGTAGTGTCGTAACAGGAGGGTGAGATGAGTACAGCTGGGCTTGTACCCTACTTCTGCCTTCATCTCTGTTACCCAGAGCTTGCatgtggggctgggcagtgtcCCAACCCCATATGAGCAGCTTTTGGAGGGGACCTTGGTATTATTTCTGCACCCAGCCAAAGGGTAGCATGAGCCTGCTGGGCTCCTGAAAAATGCAACCCCAGGTGCCTCCTTTCCACTGcacattttgctgctgtgacTAATCAAAGGCACTGCATCTCCAATAGTGACAGCTCTGCACCCTTTCTCCCaaacttgaaataaaagcaaattgaCAATTAAATATTGCACTTACTATGCTTATGTGATATCTTGGAAGTGCATCTCAACACTGGGCTGGATAATGCTGTGAATGTTCCTTAATTAACTGACACCTTCCTTGCTGTGAAGAATCTGCTGCACTTATTCCCTGTGACATCCCAGGGCTGTGACGTGGTTTTTGCTGTGATGGAGGTTTCTTTCTTAGTTTTTGAGAAAGCAGTCCAACCTGGTGGGCTCATGGGTTTGCTGAGTACAGAGAGTACAGGCAGATTGGTAACGGGGGCTCCGTGCCGTCCTAGACTGGCAGTTATGTCCCTGTCATTGGGAGTCTCTTAGACCTGGGAGCCTTGGAAACTGAGAGCCACAAAGTATCAGAAATAGTTGTAGGGGTGGTGGGACTCTGTGGAAAGTCATGAAGGGCCCCCCTGTTTTGGGGGAAAAGcatgctgtgcctgtgctcatGAAAGCAGGGGCAGAGATCTTGGCTGCAGGtctgccttgctctgctcaTGCCTGTACACAGTTTGGGGCTGGTGGCTTTGTTCGTGCCTTCCTTTGCCACAGCTTCCTCTGTGGCTGTGAGGTTTTCAGCTGGAAAGGGCTTTCTTCCAGGGTAACCACAACTGTGCAGACCTCTGTCTGGAATGGCTACAGCCCTTATTTCTTTAGAAGAGAGCTAATAGTCAATGAAAGATGGTGGTAGGATTTGTCTGGCTCCTGCCCACTGGTAAGCTTCAGCACTGTGCGTAGGGTTTCCTTCTGAATGGTTGAAAGGATTTAACTCTGTCAGGGTTGAAATGGTGGGAGGCTGTGTACCAAGACTGAGACCAGCTTGGGAGACCCTGTGAACCTCTCCTGTGAAGCTCTGTGCTGAATCCTGGTGGCAAGACCAGGATGAAAGAGGGCTGTTGAGCAGCTGATAagagtgcccatccctgcagcttttGGACTTTGAAAGCCGGTGATAGCCCTAGTGGGTGTGAAGCCTGGTTGCTGGATGGGCCGGATGCTTTACCCACACCCACAGCAGATGTTGGGAGGAGTTGGTGCACAgtcccaggctgtgcacagcagaTCACTCACTGCCTCCCCATCCCTAAAGCACTCTTCTCCTTGCACGTGTGCTCTCCTCTGAAGAGTACTTGTAGTCCTTGGTGCTCTAGTCTTGTTCCTGGAGGTGGGCACTGGTttcctctgccagcctggcccctgTGGTGCAGCTCTGGTACCACAGCCCTGGCTAGgattgctgtgctctgcctggggacacGGAATTAAACAGCTGCCCTGAAGCACGATGCTTGTAGTACAAAAGCATTTTGGAGAGGAAGGAACTTAACAGCTAGAGGGAGGGGAGTTTTGCTTACAAAGAAAGATTGCTTTCTGCCAAGAGGTTTTCCTTggtttctgctctgtttctccTTGAAACTAGCAGGaaacctggcagcagctgacTCTGCATGCCTTTTCCTCACTATGTTGGTGCATGGTGTAAGCTGCCTGTGAGTTGCTCTTGTGCTGGACAGGCAAGTGGGTGAAATGGAAATCCCACTGAGATAAGCCGAATTCCTGCATGCTCCTTCTGTGTGGGTTGTTTGGTCTGAGCTCCCCTGAGTACTTCTCTCTTTGGTGAGACAGCTCTGAAAGCTGACAGCTACTTCCCTGAGCTTAATATATCTCAGCACTGGTTGTGTCATGCAGCTTCCCCTCTCCCATGAGCTTTGAACCACACAGTGACTTTATCCATGTGCATGGTTCCTCATCTGGGGAGATGAGTAGGGGGATGATGATGGTTGACCCCTTCCCCTTTGCACCCTGCAGGTATGACTCAGGACGGGATGGATATATTGACCTGATGGAGCTGAAGCTCAtgatggaaaagctgggagCTCCGCAGACCCACCTGGGGCTGAAGAACATGATTAAGGAGGTGGATGAAGACTTTGATGGAAAGCTCAGCTTCCGTGAGGTGAGGATGGCTGCAGTAACAGACAGGGGTGTGGCTGTGGGGTTGAAATGGGGGCAGCTGGGCCCTGTATTCTGTGGGCTGTAGGTAGCCCTCTCCCCTCTGTGTTTTTCCAGTAGTGGGGTGCAGTGGAGAAGCCAGTGAGCTTCCCCATGCCAAGGATGTGGAGCACTGTTAGCCTGCATCTCCACATGGCAGTCATGGTACCTGATGCCAAAGCTCTCCAACCTCCCTGCTTGCTTTGGGAGCACATTTGAGCCCTGttgcagctgctgggagtgTTCACTGAGCTCCCTGTTGTAGCTGGAGGAAGTTGTGCCCCTTCAGTTTCCAAGTCTTGTTGCTTGGCTCCTGTGGTACAGCAGCTGAGGCCTCATTTCAGGtgcagtgcaggagctctgcttggAGTAGCTCATCTCATGGGGCACGAAAGGCTCTCTTCCAGTTTGAATTGGGACTCTCTCTGCATCATGCAATGACCAGCTATGGCAAGCTTTATGAGGGGTGGTCACCTCCCTGCAGTAGGGAATAAATTGGTACTGCACGCTggctcagcagggacacagctcaaACAGGTGTGTCTTACCACTGTATTGTGACAGCTGGGAAGACAGGCCAGGATCCTCTGACAgacagaggaagagaggaaactTGAGCATGCACTCTGGGCTACCCAAATCATCTCAGCAGGAAGGGGGAACCCAGATACCAAAAGGTCCTGTTGCACCATCTCCTCTCAGACTTTGATAGCTGGCTCAGTCACAAGCAAATGTCACACTGTGGTTTTCTGAATTAACCCATAGCCCCTTAGACAGCAAGAGGAGGGGCAGCACTGCTTACATCCTGCACTGGTtttgagggctgtgctgcttcctttgTCCCGTGGGATGCCTGCAGTgggccctgggcagctgggctCTCTTGTTTCTGCAGGCATGTTTCTCACCAGGCCCCTTTCAGGGTAGGGCTCAGAACCTCAAGCTCTTCATTGTGGAAGTTTGAGagctttggcagtgctgggaaggaggatgaGCACCCAAGGCCTGTGACTGGCTGGGATGAATGGGGATGAGGGGTGACTGTCACAGACGTAGTGCACTACATCTCTGCACTGGCACATCACAccatcttcctctgcttttgtgcCCAAAAGGCTTTGTTGGATTTATTTCACTGCaaggggaaagcaggaaaagacaGAGGCCATTGACTCGGGTTACAAGAAAGGGGGGCAGGATATGCAAATCTAGGAAGTGAGAGCCTGTCCCTGAGTTCCCTGCTGCCCGGTCAGAGGTAAACTGGAGGTAGCAAAGAATCCagtggagcaggaaaagcaccaTGCCCATGGCCCCAGGTCACTGATTGCCAAATCACTTTATAGGCTGAGGAGCCCTCTGTCCATGTGCATTGTGGGCCACCCTTCATTCCAGGTGAAGAACTGGGGACAGCCTATGGGCTTTTTGCAGGGGCTGTCTCCCATGGAAGAAAAAGACTTTTATCCTAAAGGCCCTGAAAGATGCTATGATCCCTTAGCATCAGTGGCATGGCACAAgtagcagagagcagctcctcttcTTCTGCCACCTGTTTGGagcacagcctcctgcaggggtgcctgtgctgccagcctctGGCATGTGGCACATGGCAGCTGGTGCTGTTGAAGTGTCTTGCCAGAAGGGAAAACAATGGTCGTGCAACTGCGAGCTTGAGTGGTCCATGGGTTGGAACGAGGGAGCATCACTGGCAGACACCAGTCTGGCGACAAATTGCATGGCACCTTTGGCATACAACCAAAGCTTCCTGGTAGAGGAGCAGGATGCTTCTTGccttgctgcaggtgtgccctgtccagctgctgtgttCAGGCAGAGGGCTGACAGGGAAGCAGGTTCCCTGGTGGGTGAGAAGGCCTCAACCATCCCATAGGCCTGAAACATTCTGCTTCTCATTGGTGGTGACAAGCAAGTATGTGGAGGGAGACTAAGCTGAGTTGGGTCGTTCAGATAATACCAGGAGAATCCTGGTTTAAATGAGTGTCTGAACTCAGTAGGGTGCAGCTGTAGTACTGCAGGGCTCCTCTCTGCCTATCCAGAGAATACCAAGTCCTGGCATACCTGTGTGAACATACTCTTCTTGTGGCCTGGCCAAAGAATTGGTTGGGACCTCTTTGACTTGTAATAGATCACCTTTTTCTACTGCCTTGAGTAGTGTCCTCTCATCTCAGATAAGCTGTTGCTTGGCAAGCAGGCTGCTGACAAACCACAGGCCCTGTTAGCAAAGCTGCCTTCTACCATTGACCTTTGAATGTCCACCAATACATTAACAATTAACTGTACACAACTCCTGCTGTGACTCAAGCAATGAAATTTAGGCTTAAAAAGATTAGGCAGAGTGGTGGAAAAAGCCCCACACCTCTGACTCTCTAGTTCCATCATTACCACAGGAAACCGGAGCTAATTGCTGTGATAGTAATGTGTAACTGGAGCTGCTACCTAGAACCCACAGAAATCCACCCACTGCCCTTTACAACCTCACCAGCTGAAATGTTGACCCACATGATGTGTTTCCTACCAGGGTTGGTGCAAACCACATCCTTACATAGTGCTACTTTTCTGGCAAGCTGTTGTTGCAAGGCTGCTGCCTGTCTGCCCCACACCTTTCCTTGCATGatgccctgcctggctctgtgggGTAGGTCTTGGATCATGAAGAATGTGAGAGCAGATACAATTTACCACGTTAGTGGGTTGGAAAGTGTGGGTCATGTTGTCCTCTTTGATAGCAGGGTTTTGAAAGATACCTACCTGCATTATTCACTTTTGCTTCTCTGTTGACATTTCCTTGAGATTTAGCTGCATATGGTGTGTCCTGGGCCCAGCAGGGGTGTTACACAGGCTGGCAATGGGAGCTGAATGCAGATTGCTGGTGTTCTCTAGTTAGTAAGGACCAATACCTCAAGGTAAGGTGGGCTGTGTGCTGATACGattgctgctgagctcctgtggGAACCAGCATGATGTCCCATAGTCCATCTTGCTGGATCCTTGTAACTGACATTATGCTCTGTCCACCCTAACCATGTCTTAGTCCCAAGTGTCCTTTAACTCAACCCACTCCGTGTGGTCACAGCAGCCTGTACTCTTCTAGACAATTGCTACGCCATCCCTTACTTTCAGGATGATTCATGCTCACTTGTACTCATGACCCAGTCCCTCCCCAAGTGACAGCTGTATCAGACCTCAGGATTGTGCTGCCTCCACTGCTCTTTCCAATGCCAGGAAGTGGGACTTTCAGggtggagcaggaggaagcatGACTAATTCCAGCCTAGCTGCTAGCCCTCTGTGTCACAGTGCCTGGTGATGGCAAAGAAGAACTAGTCAGAGCTCAGTGGAtctgggcagagggagaggatgtCTTGGGGAGGATTTGGTTTCTTTCCAAGCAGGATGCTTTGCCTGTTCAGCAGTGAACTATTTATTTCTTATATGTGTGGTTTGGGTTGGCATGGCCAGGTTTTCATATCAGAGGGTCTATGAGGACTGTGAGAAGCTGTTAGAATCTTCCCCCATGACTGCAGGGTCTATGAGGACTGTGAGAAGCTGTTAGAGTCTTCCCCCATGCCTGGTAAGCCAAAGTcagctggctccaggacagaccTGCCCTGACTAAGGCGAGCCAATCAGGAATGATAGTAATACCCCTGTGATAACTTATTTAAGAGGGTTAAAAAGTTATCATGAAGAGGTAATTATgggcagagaagagaggagtgagaatatgtgagaggaacagcttTGCAGACACGCAGGTTAGTGGAaagggaggggcaggaggtgatccaggtgctggagctggggttcCCCTGTAGCCCATAGTGAAACAGGCTGTCCTCCTACATGGAGGTCCATAGGTATGCAGAAATCCATTTGCATCCCATGGAAGATACTCATGCCAGAGCAAGTGGTTACCTGAAAGGAAGATGTGAACCTATGggaagcccatgctggagcagggtcctggcagagACCTGCAGATTGTGGATtgaggagcccatgctggagtAGGGGAAGGGCTCCTCTCCTTGCACAGTGGCAGGAACAACCTGTGAAGAACTCACCATAACCCCCATTCCCTATCTCCCTGTGCTTCTGGAGAGAGGAGGTAGAGCTGGCAAGGAgggaggggtgaggggaaggtgtctttaagattttttttttttttacttctcattatcttgctctgattttgttagtagtaaattcaattaatatccCCAAGCTGAGCCTTTTTTGTTGACAGTATTTTGGTGAATAATCTCTCCAGGACCTTAGAATTCATGaacttttgttatattttctctcccctatCCAGATGAGGAGTGATAGAGTGGCTCAGGATCAACCAATTACAGTGtgtttggggaaggaaaagttCTCTTGCCAAGCCCTGCCTGCTTTCAGCTTGCCTTGTGCTGAGCACTCACAGGTTAAGAGACTGTTGCATGGAGCAATGCCTGGTGAGCTGCCTGTGTGAGagggcagccagcactgctgtcatCTCCACACCCTTCCTCATGGGAGGCCTTCCCAAACTCTTACATTCCCACCAGCTTCTGCAAGCAActtgcagcagggctggctcagtGTGGATGCTGGGACTCTGCTGCCCTCCTCCGGGACAGCTCAGGCTCTCCATAGGAAACATCAGCCTCAGCCTGGCAGTCAGAGGAGCACAGCACTAGAGATATTTGATGTTCGCATGCAAAGGGATTTCAGGGCAGCCCTACCTGGTACCTGCAGCTGCCTGACCTGAAGCGCTGCATTGGTGCAGTTTTGTTGCTTGTGCTCCTTTTGTATCTGAGTGGTTTGACCTTGTGTCTGttctctctgtgctgttccAAGCATGAGACACCTCCTGGGGTTGCCAAGAATAGCAGGGAGTTACAGGACCTCTGCAAGTACACCTAGAACTTCCACATCTTCACCTGGAGTTTGGATGGCAGGTGCCTGGTGGTgcagaaatctttatttttaagcaggcaggttttattccttctgttaaaacaaaaaatatgcatttgtgGAATGAGATACaactctttttttgtttctttccctttgcaATTCACTTCCCAATACAGACTGTGCTGCAGTGACTCTGAATTTGTTAAATGGCTGTGGTCCAGCGCGGGACAAGTTTCATACCAGCTTGCTCTGTGGACAGTTGTTCAAGCCACCCTGTCACAAGGGCatgcacacacctgggctgctGTTCTCTCTAAAAGGACTGCACTGACACCTTGGTTCAGGGAGCCTGAGCTGAACCAGAGCTGTGTTTGTCCTGCTTTCATTGTCATGAGATGTGACCTGAGTCCCTGGAACACTGGGGAAGCTGGTGGAGGGCTTGTGAATACACCATTAGGGTGTGGGGACATAAAGAGCTATATCCGATTCTGCCCAATGGTTGTACTGGACAAGTGCAGAGGTgtcctccttcctctgccacaTAGCAGCCCAGGCTTGGTAGGAACTGTGCTTTATCAGGACTCTGACTCCTGGGAAACCTTCTTTTCCTGTGagattcctgctgcttttaGTCTGTTACAGGACTGTGTACAAGTTCCTTGGTGCCACTTGGTTTATATAGACCTGGTTTCCTTTGCTCTGAAATGTGAATTCCATCCCTCTCCAGGTGATTGtgctgtttgtattttaagttGTTTGAGTCACAGTGAAAAACCTGAATGTTTCTTCTCTGTCTTGCTAGTTCCTGTTGATTTTCCataaagctgcagctggggaactCGAGGAGGACAGTGGCCTGTTGACTCTTGCAAAGCTCTCGGAGATAGATGTGTCCATTGAAGGAGTCAAAGGAGCCAAGAACTTCTTTGAAGCTAAGGTATGGTGTGGCACAGAGGAATATGAAAAAACTCAGCTGTAgctgattttcctttcaaattttgTTGGGCTATAACTCGAGCCTTTCTGTGGCTTGGTCAACACACCAGAGCAATGTAATTCACAGTCTGTTCTGGGTCTTACCCTGGTAGAGCTGACTGACTGACCTGTGTCCCTGTGGCTGGGTCTACGTGGCTGACCTCTTTTAAAGACATAAGTGTCCTGAAAACTGATGCGATAGGGACAGAGTTTTGCAAAACCTCACTCATCCAGAATACTCAGAGTTCAGTGGTGAACGGCATGTTTTGGAGTATAGGATTTCAGACATCTCTTTCTCTGTAACCTTTGGAATCAAAATCATTCT harbors:
- the EFHD1 gene encoding EF-hand domain-containing protein D1, with product PPRAAVFNPYTEFKEFSRRQIKDMERMFRLYDSGRDGYIDLMELKLMMEKLGAPQTHLGLKNMIKEVDEDFDGKLSFREFLLIFHKAAAGELEEDSGLLTLAKLSEIDVSIEGVKGAKNFFEAKAQALSSASKFEAEIKAEQDERKREEEERKHRRAAFRELKSAFTQ